In Chryseobacterium gotjawalense, the following are encoded in one genomic region:
- a CDS encoding CsgE family curli-type amyloid fiber assembly protein, with amino-acid sequence MKNISKSISLIFLLLLGINSNAQDSGKVIAKIETHDIEGVLNLKAVAQNQSEVFQSLNYIFLAVKKDKGKNMSSSKQENKFTLLPKETRVLSEISINVNKDDALKVYLFIKDEKTAKVIAKDSLEMNSKSLKNSVAYEKTSNEENVMLSNLVINDTKTRVGEDFYTKLFSVLMLNDIKFSFRVRIAEFPSTGTNMMLQVFADDENVLTFMARPDEDYINDAVKETIGNLIQFEQDRQVSDKGFIY; translated from the coding sequence ATGAAAAATATTAGTAAAAGTATCAGTCTTATTTTCCTCTTGCTACTTGGAATTAATTCAAACGCACAGGACTCCGGTAAAGTTATTGCAAAAATTGAAACTCATGATATTGAAGGAGTACTCAATCTAAAAGCAGTCGCTCAAAATCAAAGTGAAGTTTTCCAATCCCTTAATTATATCTTTCTTGCTGTGAAAAAAGATAAAGGGAAAAATATGTCCTCTTCAAAACAAGAAAATAAATTTACCCTTCTTCCGAAAGAAACCAGAGTTCTTTCGGAAATCTCTATTAATGTCAATAAAGATGACGCCTTGAAAGTTTATCTTTTTATTAAAGATGAAAAAACCGCGAAAGTTATTGCAAAAGACAGTTTGGAAATGAATTCTAAAAGTTTAAAAAATTCTGTAGCCTACGAAAAAACATCCAACGAAGAGAATGTGATGTTGAGTAATTTGGTTATTAACGATACCAAAACCAGAGTTGGTGAGGATTTTTACACCAAACTCTTTTCTGTTCTAATGCTGAACGATATCAAATTTAGTTTTAGAGTTCGTATTGCAGAATTCCCATCAACTGGAACAAATATGATGCTTCAGGTTTTTGCTGATGATGAAAATGTGCTCACGTTTATGGCACGTCCAGATGAAGATTATATCAATGATGCAGTAAAAGAAACTATCGGTAATCTGATACAATTCGAACAGGATCGCCAGGTGTCAGACAAAGGCTTCATTTATTAA
- a CDS encoding curli production assembly/transport component CsgF has protein sequence MKTLILYFVLGLSFVGAQQFVYKPVNPAFGGDTFNYQWLLSSASSQNQFKGDTSAFNSLSSLDSFTESLNRQLLSQLSQKLFGNQFGDGNLKPGNYTFGSMYIQVTQSDKGLIVRILNTSTGEQSEIIIPN, from the coding sequence ATGAAAACACTTATTTTATATTTCGTTTTAGGATTGAGTTTTGTGGGTGCCCAACAATTTGTTTACAAACCAGTCAATCCGGCTTTTGGTGGCGACACTTTTAATTACCAATGGCTTTTAAGTTCAGCTTCTTCCCAAAATCAATTCAAAGGTGATACTTCAGCTTTTAATTCACTGAGCTCGCTTGATAGTTTCACTGAAAGTCTCAATCGGCAGTTATTGAGTCAACTGTCTCAAAAACTCTTCGGAAATCAATTCGGAGATGGAAATCTAAAACCGGGAAATTATACTTTCGGTTCAATGTACATACAAGTTACACAGTCTGATAAAGGATTAATAGTAAGAATTTTAAATACATCAACAGGTGAGCAGTCAGAGATCATAATCCCGAACTAA